One Acropora palmata chromosome 2, jaAcrPala1.3, whole genome shotgun sequence genomic window, CTGACTGGTCTTGTAGAACGTGCTACTTGAGGTTGCTCGTAGCTGCTCGTATGTTGGATGGACACAGTCGGTTGCAGTGGAGAAGCTGATAGTGACGCTTGTGATATCCGGCGGAGGAGAACTATATAGAGCAAGGGCAGCGTAGGTCAAATAAACTGAAAGGGAATCTTCTGCAGTTTCATTTATCTGGTCAACCAAACTGTCAACTTTCTGGCGAGTAGCACTCAGTTGACTATCATAGTATTGATACGTGTCGTCGAGTTCTTTGACTATGGAGTGGTTGATCTTGGTCTCAGGTGGAATAGTTAGTGATTGGTGGTGCAACTGCAAAGTAGTCTGGTCACTCGAATCGGGTTTCCACTTGACATATGACACTGAGTTGGTAGTAAACATAGGTAGCGAGACTAAGAGTCTCTCTGGGCAAGTTGACAGCGCCATCTCATAATTGTCAATGCTAACATTACATGGGAAGTTGTAAACCGCTAATGTAGAAATATCCATGCGCCCTTTGCTAGTAGAAATAGTTCCTGAAGTTGTTGAGAGATAATATCGTCCGCCAAGATGAACGAAAGGCTGCAAATGTTCACAACTGGAAGCTGGTATATGGTTCCTTGAGAATGACATCTTGAGTTCGGCATTCCAGGCGAAACCCAGCCATTGCAAACTCGTTAGAGATTTCAGTACGTTTTTGGGACAAAGGAATCCTACTTCACTACTAAAACATCTAACTAACGCTTCTAACGGAACTATACTTTTAGAATCAGGACATGTAATCAGAGCCAAGTTTGTCTGTCGCACCGGGCCAGTGTAACAAGTACCGGACAAGTTAAATTTGAGTGGGGTTAAGTGTTCTGCGACACAGAAATTGTTTGAGCTCAAAATCTCCGGAGCTATAACCAAAACATTGACATTTAATTCGCGACCGTCGTGTTCGACGTCAACCATAGGGCTCGCTAAGACAGACAGACCTCGCTTTAAGGCTGATACTGTTGAGCGAAGCGTGTCATCGGCTATTAACCTAGACGAAAGCTGTGCAGAAACAAACTCGGGAATATCTGAATAACCTATCAATGTCTTACTATTCAGccgaaaaatttggtttaaagTGTCCTGGATTTCAAACAGTCTAAGAAAAGCTGCAAACGCGCGGTTCATCTCTGCTGCatattttgagaaaaactCCATCATCAAGCCTTGCTTACATTTGATTTTGTTGGAAAAGTCACCCAGTTGCTTCTGCCAATCAGATAACACTTCGTCGACCACGTGCAGGTTGCGTGATAAAACATTTACCTTGCTATTCAAGTGGTCAGCAATTTTAAACAAGTAAACGACCTTGCCGTTAACCGAACGAATCATAGATTGAGAGATTGCCATTGCTCGACTTATCGTGCGTAATGCCTCCTTTAAGTGGGAAACATGGTTCAGCTGGCACCTATGACCTGTAGATTTGTAAATTGCACGAAATATGCCAAATAATCCTGCGTGACACATCCAATTGGATCTCTTGGGTCGAGGATTAGTTTTCAACCATTTCTGTTCATCGCTCGAGATAGAGCGGCAAGCGTTTAAAGCCCATGTCTTGCATTCGGAGATCGAGCTGCGATAAGCACGGGGACAAGGCATGCGTGTGGGTTGACCCGTCATAAACTGGTAGTATCTCGGCAGATATGTATCGCATTCCACGAGATTAGAGAAACCTGGTAGTGATAACAGCCTGCGCAAAGTCTTTTGAAAATCACGAACTGAGTTAAGTATCTCATTGAAAAAACGCCCGTCGTGCAATGAACACGAATGATTTGACATCGATAACCTTTCGCCGAAATCAGTGAAATTGAGAACTATATGTACGTTCAGGAGCTTCGTATTTTCGTAAAAGGTTAAAGGCTTTGCATTGTGACTGACTATCAGAGACGCTGGATAAAACGTAACCCTTTCGCTCAAGTAAGCgttggattgtaatgacaaCACCAATTCGAAgtccaaacaaacaataacgGAAATAATCAACACACCAACTAACAATGGCTGGGTTCTACAGTTTGAATCCATAATTTCAGACGGGTAAccttaaaagaaaacagaaaaaggaaTTTGTCAAAGGAAAAGGGACTAATACAGTAGTCCAATTGTCTATCAGCGATTTGCTCCCCGTTCGTCTCTGCGCTCAAAGCTCTCAATCAGTCGTCTGtccaaaatgttttcttcagGCTCCCAGGTTGACTGACTTATGGGATAATTAAGCCATTTGACTTTGTATTGAACTCTACCCTTTCTCTTACGACGTTTGAGAATTTTCTCAGCGGCAAATATTGTTTGATTGTCAATTACGAACTGATTATCGTCCTTTCGTTGATCTGGGGCATCGGGCTGCCCTTCCGAATCGATTTGCGTACGCGTGTTATTTTCAATTGCAACGCTTGTGTCGCTGTTATGGCTATGTGACTCGCTAGATTTTAGAGAGTCTGCAGGAATGTCTGATTCATCTAAATACGGCTCACTCGGGTCATCGTTACTCGGTGGTTCGATTGGTCTCAAAGCAGGATCGACAAAAGGCTTCATTCGATTAGCATGGACAGCGAAAGTAACTTTCTTGTTACTCTTAGAACGCAAACGGTAATGAACGGGAGACGACTGCTCAACAATTCTATATGGACCAAACCAATTATACAACAACTTCTTTGATAGAcccttctttgtttttggcgTGTAAACCCAAACACGTTGTCCGATTTCAAAAAGCGGTTGACTTGCATTACGATCGTagtattctttcattttctgctgTGAACGCTGTATATTTTCACGAGCTAGATTCTGAGCTAATTCCACTTTTTCGACAATGCGCTTGCGATGATCTAAAACTGAAGTCGAAAGGTCGTCGGCAGCTGGTGGCAGAAATTTAACATCAACGGGAAGGCGTGGCTCACGACCATACAAACAGTAGAATGGGGAATCGCCTATAGCTTCTGAAATTGAAGTTCGATGCGCAAATAAAATTAGCGGGATGAAATCGTCCCAATCTTTCTGGTTCTTGGCTACGTACATAGAAAGTGATTGGCAAAGGGTTGAATTAAACCTCTCCACAAGTCCGTCTGTTTGTGGGTGATAACTAGATGTGTTCACTttctgaatttgaaaaattttgcagACTTCCGCTACAAGGCTAGATAGGAAGTTGGTTCCTCTATCTGAAAGCAAAACTCTTGGGGCACCATGCCTTGCGATAATTTCATCGACTAACAAACGCGCGATCACAAAGGCTTCTACACTAGGAACTGGAAATGCTTCACACCAACGCGTCAAGTAATCACTAAAAACTACGATGTACCGGTTCTGTCTGCTGGATGGTTTGAACGGACCTAAAACATCGACGGCGACTCTATCGAAAGCACCTTCGACAGGCAGTGGTAAAAGTGGGGCTCTTTTGGTGTTCCTTGGTGACTTTTTCATTGCGCAATCAACACACGATTTACACCAATGTTCTACATCTTTAAACATGCTGGGCCACCAATACCGTTGTTTTAACTTTTGGAAAGTTTTGTGCACTCCAAAATGGGCACCGGCGACATGATTATGTACATTGGACAAAATTTCGTACTTCATCGACTGAGGAACCACGAGTTGAGAAAAACTATCGCGAGCACTACGCTTCTGGCTACGATCAAGATGATACAACAAACCATCTTGACTGATGTAAAAACAATCGCTTCTTAACAAAATTCTCCTGGCTTTCGCATCGTTGCTGGGCAAACTGTCATGCTGGATATAATCCATTATTTCACTTAACTCTGGATCTTTGCGCTGTTTTTCACGGATCTTTTCAATCTCAGGATCACTCTGCTGTAAAGCGTTCAAATTGGTGGTTGGATATGGGCGCCTTGATAAAGCATCAGCGTTACCATTATGGCAACCTGGACGATAAATGATATCGAAATTGTATTGCTGAAACAACAAAGCCCATCTTGCTAATCGACCAGTAGCATCTTTAACGTTCATAAGCCAACGAAGAGAACTATGATCTGTGTACACCACGAATTTGCGATCGTGTAAATACGGCTGGAATTTTTTGATACCCTCGACTAAAGCGAGTGCTTCCCTCTCTGTCGTTGTATAATTGCGTTCTGCCTGGTTAAGGCCTCTTCCATTAAAAGCGATTACCACCTCTTTACCGTCCTGAACTTGTGCGAGGGCGAACCCTATACCGGTTGAACTAGCATCAACATAAAGTAAAAACTGCTCCTCGAAATCGGGAAACGCCAAAACAGGAGCTGAAACTAAAGCACGCTTCAACCGATCAAATGCATTGGCACACGACTCAGAGCAAAAAAACTTTACGCCTTTCTTTGTTAATGCATTAAGTGGACTTGCAATTCCTGAGAAACCTTTGATGAAACGCCGGTAATAGTTAGCTAAACCCAGAAAACTCTTTAATTCCTTTAGACTCGCTGGTGTTGGAAAATTCTTAACGACTTCTACTTTACTAGGGTCAGGGAAAATACCCTCTGGAGTCACAACATGACCTAGATACACAATTCGTTGTTTGACAAAGCTGCACTTCTCCGGGTTCAATTTCACATTTGCGTCACGCAATCTTCTAAAAACTTCCTCTAAGTGGGTCAAATGCTCTTCGATTGATTTGGAAAAGATGACAATATCATCGATGTAAATCAAAGCAAACCTGTATTCTAGCCCTCGAAGTATATGGCCCATGAGACGCTGAAAACTAGCGCCAGAATTGGTAAGACCAAACGGCATGACATTAAATTCGTAAAGACCGTTGTGTGTCACGAAAGCTGTTTTTTCTCGAGACTCTGGGTGCATTTCAATTTGCCAATAACCCGATTTTAAGTCAAGCGTAGAAAAATACTTAGTTCCATTCAAAGCATCAAGAGTATCGGACACTAAAGGCATAGGAAAACTGTCTTTCCTTGTAACTGCATTTACTTTCCTCAcacaaaaacgaaaactaccattctttttcttcacGAGAACTACCGGTGAACTCCAAGGAGAAACGGATTCCCtaattattcctttttggAGCATGTCATCCACCTGACGAtcaatttcttgtttacaACGAGGACTGGTTCGATATGGCCTTTGCTTAATAGGCATAGCATCGCCTGTGTCGATCACGTGTTAGACGAGAGAAGTTTTACCAAGTTGGTCACcagtaaaagcaaaaacatcaCGGTAGCACCGAAATAACTCACGAAACTTAATTCTATCATCATCGTTCAAAATGCTGTCTGACAAATCAGGTAAATCTGAATAATCATGATGAGGCAATTCGTTTTTCATTTGACCCTCAGACATCGCAGACAAGACTTCCTGGGGAAATTCATTCAACTCAAATGTCTCAACTTCATCTCCGACGCTCGAAAAATCGCCTAGCCTAGTCTCGCGGAATACCTTAACTGGTTGGGCAGACGGATTGACTAATCTGATCGGAATCGTACCATTCTCTGAAACCTTAACAATCTCTGCTGCACCGAAAATTGAATAACGGTGAGGCAGGTTAGACCTTGGTATAACTATGCCACAAGCGTCTCCATTCTGTCCATTCGCCGGCTTAGTTTTCAATTTGCCAAGGACAATCTTTTCAGATCGCGGCGATATCGTGAAAGAACAGTCGGCATGCACGGAACTAACAAATTCTGAATCATCTACATCGGGGTTATCATCAAGGTCACTAAAATCAAAAGGAAGCGGATTGTCAGCGTGTACAAATTCAACTTCGTTATTCATGAAATCGATTCCAGAGCAAAACTCTTTGAGAAAATCCCTTCCAATAATCACATCAAAAGCCAGTCCTTCTATCACATGAGCCTTCACAGGAAAAGAATCAGCACCAATTTCAAAAGTCAAAACTAGCGTTCCCAACGTGACTAGTTCGCGGCCATCTACTGTTGTGACAGCACCGTGAGCGGGCGGATTCAGATTAGGGTGAATATCAATTAAATATTCCCTCCAAATGCGCGCACTCACTGCAGTAACGGCAGCGCCTGTGTCTAACAAagcttgaaatttgaaatttgcaatACCTACTGAAACAGTAAAATCACTAGACTTCAACTGAAAAGTCACGCTGTCCATTGACCTAATAGATGTATCAATGTTTCGCTTCTGATAAGCACAATCACTAGACTGTGGGTCAACTTTCGCTCTCTCACTTTGAGTGCTGACTTCAGTCGATTTGACGATCTCGGGTGACAGAACAATTAATTCCTCATTAGAATCTAAAGGACTCGAGTTCGAGACTGTTGCGTCTTCACCGGAAAACACATGATAAACTGTTGCTGTCTCtactttaatttgtttctctCGGACCACTTGAAAAACTTGAGGATCTACTTCAACTGACTGAACGTTCACGCATGCCACTTTATCGTTTCCGCAAGAGTCGGACACTTGTAATGAATCTTCAACGTCACAGCGTGAGGGTTGTTTTGGCGGTCGCGGTTTTTCAACTGTTCGGACAAATTCTCCCAAAATAAATTGAACCAATTTCAACAAACTGATAATAATACTTAGCAAGAGGATGAACACAGCTAAAACGTTCCTCGAAAGGCAGACAATCTGTTTTGATAAATCATCAGACGGTGATGATTGCTTCTCACCAGGTTCAAAACTACACCTAGCTTCAGTTCGGTCAGCAGAACAAGTCGCGTCGAAGGCTTTTTTATCGACTAAACTCGCATCCCCTGGTGAAATCTGACTACAAATTTTCTCATTTAAATTCGCCCCCATCACAGCTCTATTTGCCAACGCAACAGGGGCGACATCTAGTTTCCCTGATTATTACCAAAATTGTTGCCACTAAATAGATTTTGTTGCCCATAAAAATTACCGCCTCGACGGGAATTGTTTTGTCGTGGAACTCTTGGGTCAGGTTTCtcattgcaataataatgTAAATGTCCCTTCCGGCCACAATTGTAACAAACACGATTAGTTGCACGTGGACGAAAACTTGTCTGGGCCCCAAAATTCCTACGTCGTCGAAACTCATTCCCTGAGGATCTACTATTTTGTGTAAGGCCGTGAAACTCATCTCTCGCCATTCTTTTAAAATGTGCGTCATGAAAATTTGTCCGCTGACTACCCAACGTGCCAATAGTCTCATTTCCTGGGGAAATCACCCTACTCAGCTCAGCCACAATTTGAGATGACATTTGTTTTGGGTCGAATGCTTGAGGCTTATCAGAACTTGCCAAAACAGACTCTTTGAGTTTTGCGTAATTTTCTGCAACCTCATAATTTTCGGGTTGTTGTAAAATAACATATTCGCGAATCTCGGGTTTTAGACCCTGAACGAAGTAATGAGTCCACTCAGATGTTGGCAAATTTAACCTAGCACAATGCATACGAACACTATAGGAATATTCGGAAACGGGTTCCTTTTCCAATTGACGGCGTTGACCTAAGGTTTGTCTTATGCGCCAAGCGCTTGCTCCGCTTGCAAAATGCTCTGTCATCAGGGCTTTCAATTGGTCAAAAGTTTTGCCATCTACGTTTCCCAGTGATTTAAACCAAGCGCTAGCATGGCCTTTAAGATACAAAGGCAAACCTACTGCCAAATCTTCGTTTGACCAACCATTTAGGGTGGCTGCTCTTTTGAAATTATCCAAGAAATCAAACACGTCCTCGCTCTCGTCGCCCCGAAATACTGGAAAACTAACTACTAACTTTGACCGCGGGTTTTCTTGAACTGCCATACTACGAATGGCGTCGCAGATCTGTGCGACCGAATCATCCGCTCGTTCTTGGCGAGACATGGGTACGTGATCTGTGATAACGAACTCGCTTTCAGAAGACTGGTTAAAAACTCTATCGGGTCCCGAGATATTTCGGCGTGCTGAGTTATTCGAAACCGGTTCCGATGTTAAACTAACTTGAAGCGATGGTAACGAACTTTCCTCGCTATCAGATGAACTTAGAAGCTCACTAAGCTCTGAGTCCTCTAACGGATCCAAAAGACCAGGAGGGATGTGTCTCACAGGCAAAGGTGGGCGCGGTGACTGCGCAGAAGGCAAATCATTTATCTGTGAAAAATTGGGCTGACGCGGAGTTGCGTTCTCGCTAACTCGGACGTTTGTTTCGGCTAATTGCTCTAACGGTGGGGGTGGCAAACTCTCAACTGACTCGAAACTAGGATGTTCTCGACGAGAAGCGCTATCGTGAGATCCGCGTCGCAACGGGTGAATTACTTTTCTGAAGGAACGAAGCACACCCTGAAATCTAGAATTATTGGGTTGTTGCGGTGGGGTTGGCAGGGCGGGCAGGCTTGGCCACTCGACCGCTGAAGGAGAATCTGGCAAGCCCTCTCCACTTTCCGCAGGACCCTACGCCGCCAGCGCGCGTGCCTTACTCCTAGTAATCAGGGCTGAAACCCAAGACACTTTCAAAAGCCAAAACGCATAACccgaacgaaaaaaaaaacaactcacCAATAGACTGAAAAGATAGTTGCAACTAGCTAGCACAAATATCGCATGACCACTTCGCTACTTAGTAATAAATCATCGTAACAATACTGTGTTCAGTTCATCCAGAGAACTCTAAACGAGATTGCAATGACTGGTTCATGTATGGTTCGAAGAAGATAATCTTCACTTACAAGTTCGTTGTCCCCAAATGCTTGCTCCTTTATCTTCCGGGGCGCGTCTTGCTttacccggattctccaacAATTTTGTTGGGCCTTGCTTGCCTTAGCGAAAGGTACCGAGACTCTAAAACAACACTGGCACTGTGATGCTAATATGTCTTGTATTTGCTTCGTCTTACAACTCTTGTGGTTACCTCCAGTCTTAACCCCAACTAACTTACTAACTACTAGTCatacacacttatttataacacGGTTTCGTCGCTCTATCGGACTTTGGATCTCATTGTAATACTACTAGACGTGATACACTCAAGGAAGACCACCcataaaagacaaaccaaaaattaCTAGACATGGCCAATTGAAGAGGAACCACCTTGAACGCATCAGGTACCAGCAAATTCCAAAGGCTTACAAGAAGCATAATCATGACAAATCAACTATTCAACATACATAacaaattaactattcaacaaaTTACAAAAGGCAGCACtatctcctcagttattttaagatccTGAGTGTtagtccggccggagtcgaacccacgacctcccgcgtgacagcccgATGTTCAACCAACTGACCGGTGCGCGCTTGTTCTCCCCCTCCAATTTAGGTTGATAAACTATAGGTTCTGAAATATTTGTGTATAAATTGAACGAAAATCAAACCTGATGCCTGCAACTTGCCCTCGAAAAGATTTCGATCCCAAAAGGGAATTTGTGTTCCTGCCGTGCATGAGAACACGGCAACCATCTTCCAGAACGTAACCTTGCACAGCAGCAGCATAGGTACAGGTGATTAAAGGTCAAAAACTAGACGATGGCCAAAACGGGATCACCAGTGTTGGCAAAGCCCTTTGAACTTTTAGGTAATGTAGGACTCTAGCGATAAGCACTACTGGCGGACCTACAAGGCAATCCCCTGATTCCAAGctctgaaaaaaatcaacaccGGCACTTCCAGGATTCTAGAATCTCGAGAAGAACTTTATTACTTTGGCGTTTAAAACGTCGCCATTCAATCAACCGAATGGGGTCCCCAGACTCCTTCTAAAGTAGCAAAGAAGCTTTCAGTTAGCTGCCAGTCGTCAACGTCAATAAGGCCAGGGGCATAGCCAGCCTTTTTCCATGGAGGGGTTCCTACTGTATATTGCTTGCCCGATTGACAATCTAGGGGGGTCAGGAAGCATCCTACCCcgggaaattttttaattttgggtc contains:
- the LOC141874692 gene encoding uncharacterized protein LOC141874692: MSRQERADDSVAQICDAIRSMAVQENPRSKLVVSFPVFRGDESEDVFDFLDNFKRAATLNGWSNEDLAVGLPLYLKGHASAWFKSLGNVDGKTFDQLKALMTEHFASGASAWRIRQTLGQRRQLEKEPVSEYSYSVRMHCARLNLPTSEWTHYFVQGLKPEIREYVILQQPENYEVAENYAKLKESVLASSDKPQAFDPKQMSSQIVAELSRVISPGNETIGTLGSQRTNFHDAHFKRMARDEFHGLTQNSRSSGNEFRRRRNFGAQTSFRPRATNRVCYNCGRKGHLHYYCNEKPDPRVPRQNNSRRGGNFYGQQNLFSGNNFGNNQGN